A region of Coccinella septempunctata chromosome 5, icCocSept1.1, whole genome shotgun sequence DNA encodes the following proteins:
- the LOC123313569 gene encoding uncharacterized protein LOC123313569: MSKSERLRRSCAGQKRSLSKDFIWPENFGRHQFSKPEEESRMISINLDQGHNETTSKLNLSEQKKSSKNSDEDLAIETNHSDKIYGTKTTGKSGSSSLSVARRRIALEAENKRHDLEMKLIALEKQEILKAIEIVNMEEDLRKDEISTSSHKSEISEMLYIPRNKLKKEETSEWVDNLPDVYTEINENHKIMETTQTGNEIRLLCETSQEVIRSTKPTRNSELNSRNTCIDLPYFNGNHKDWPLFIQQFEHISSSYDYSDIEITLKLQKCLEDKQGQQ; the protein is encoded by the coding sequence ATGAGTAAAAGCGAAAGACTAAGAAGGAGTTGCGCCGGACAAAAAAGAAGTTTGTCGAAGGACTTCATTTGGCCTGAAAATTTCGGACGTCATCAATTTTCCAAGCCAGAAGAAGAATCCAGGATGATATCGATAAATTTAGATCAAGGACACAATGAGACCACTTCAAAATTGAACCTTTCTGAACAAAAGAAGTCATCAAAAAATTCGGATGAAGATTTAGCAATTGAGACCAATCATTCCGATAAAATTTACGGAACGAAAACAACTGGAAAAAGTGGAAGTTCATCTCTCAGTGTTGCAAGGAGAAGAATAGCTTTAGAAGCTGAAAATAAGCGCCATGATCTCGAGATGAAATTAATCGCTTTAGAAAAACAAGAGATCCTAAAAGCTATTGAAATCGTGAATATGGAAGAAGATTTGAGGAAAGATGAGATTTCAACTTCTTCACATAAATCGGAAATATCGGAAATGTTATATATACCTCGGAATAAATTGAAGAAGGAGGAAACTTCTGAATGGGTTGATAATTTACCAGATGTATAcactgaaattaatgaaaatcataaaataatGGAAACGACTCAGACTGGTAATGAAATCAGATTACTGTGTGAAACAAGTCAAGAAGTAATACGATCAACGAAACCTACAAGAAACAGTGAACTAAATTCCAGAAACACGTGTATCGACCTTCCTTATTTCAACGGCAATCACAAAGACTGGCCATTATTTATTCAACAATTTGAACATATCAGTTCTTCATATGATTATTCtgatatagaaattactttaaAACTACAAAAATGTTTAGAGGACAAGCAAGGGCAGCAGTAG